A genomic stretch from Arachis stenosperma cultivar V10309 chromosome 3, arast.V10309.gnm1.PFL2, whole genome shotgun sequence includes:
- the LOC130967832 gene encoding MLO-like protein 6 isoform X1 has product MAAGEQEEQRTLEETPTWAVSICCFFFILLSLSIEAGLHKLSAILKKNNRRSLGKALAKIKTEMIKYGFISFLLTISQQIPLSKICVREAVANSFLPCSDPPLMRSLTEEVASWDFGEEKGRSLNATANEVNYCESKGMVSLISNDGIQQLNIFIVFLAVFHISSCTLTMCLGMAKMRRWKKWENETQTLEYQIAHDSSRFQYTRQTSVGKRHLNFWSNYSPLLWMVCFLRQFYRSVSKDDYFTLRNGFIAANISVGGNFNFMKFLSRTYDQDFEKIVRIRSWIWIFSILFIFFSAHEFYNHYWLPFIPLVVAIIGGTKLQVVITNMCVDSVKEKAVIKGTILVKPNDDYFWFGRPEWLLYLIQFILLQTSFQLAFFAWTWYEFGPRSCFNREVESIAIHVIMGVTVQILCGYVTLPLYALVTQMGSGMRSAVFTERVTEGLKSWHKRAKQSVSNNNSTSSKYLASLHSRKSESSIKENLSNRGDSRESNENTMHPLPLPLASGSGEEEEESTTGETQEEEISTHSISEIKTVEEEENENNNDNNNQIIVRGGTFIGEASFGSSWKNMDSPRTIISKVGSVTEEDDNISDIYLT; this is encoded by the exons ATGGCGGCgggggaacaagaagagcaaagaACCCTTGAAGAAACACCAACATGGGCTGTCTCAATCTGCTGtttcttctttattttgttATCTTTGTCCATTGAAGCTGGTTTACACAAATTGAGTGCg attttgaagaaaaataatcGAAGGTCCCTAGGGAAGGCTTTGGCTAAGATCAAAACAG AGATGATAAAATATGGATTCATATCGTTTCTTCTGACAATATCGCAACAAATACCGTTATCCAAAATCTGTGTGAGAGAGGCTGTGGCAAATTCTTTCCTACCATGTAGCGATCCACCATTGATGAGGAGCTTAACAGAAGAGGTAGCTTCTTGGGACTTTGGAGAAGAAAAAGGACGTTCCTTAAATGCAACAGCAAACGAGGTCAACTATTGTGAATCAAAG GGCATGGTTAGTCTGATCTCGAATGATGGAATCCAACAATTAAATATCTTCATCGTATTTCTGGCGGTTTTTCATATATCGTCCTGCACTCTAACAATGTGCCTTGGAATGGCCAAG ATGAGAAGATGGAAAAAATGGGAGAACGAGACTCAAACACTTGAATACCAAATAGCTCATG ATTCCAGTAGGTTCCAATATACCCGTCAAACATCGGTTGGCAAGCGTCATTTGAACTTTTGGAGTAATTATTCTCCCTTACTTTGGATG GTTTGTTTTTTGAGGCAATTCTATAGGTCAGTCTCAAAAGATGATTACTTCACTCTCCGAAATGGATTCATTGCA GCTAATATTTCTGTAGGGGGCAATTTCAACTTCATGAAGTTTCTTTCCCGTACTTATGATCAGGATTTTGAGAAGATTGTTCGAATCAG GTCTTGGATCTGGATTTTCTCCATACTTTTCATATTCTTCTCTGCTCATG AGTTCTATAATCATTACTGGCTTCCATTTATTCCCCTTGTG GTTGCTATAATTGGCGGGACAAAACTGCAAGTGGTTATAACGAACATGTGCGTGGATAGTGTGAAGGAAAAGGCAGTTATCAAAGGAACTATTCTTGTGAAACCCAACGATGACTATTTCTGGTTTGGTAGACCTGAATGGCTTCTCTATTTAATTCAGTTCATCCTTCTTCAG ACCTCCTTTCAACTAGCATTCTTTGCCTGGACTTGG TATGAATTCGGTCCAAGATCATGCTTTAATCGAGAAGTAGAAAGCATTGCCATACATGTTATCATGGGCGTAACTGTGCAGATCCTCTGTGGTTATGTCACTCTACCCCTTTATGCTCTTGTTACTCAG ATGGGTTCTGGCATGAGGAGTGCTGTATTCACAGAGCGCGTAACTGAAGGCCTTAAAAGTTGGCACAAAAGGGCCAAACAATCAGTTTCAAACAACAATTCAACTTCAAGCAAATACTTAGCTTCTTTACATTCCAGAAAAAGTGAATCTTCAATAAAAGAGAATCTAAGCAACCGAGGTGATTCAAGAGAATCTAATGAAAACACAATGCACCCTCTTCCACTACCTTTGGCTAGTGGAAGcggtgaagaagaggaagagagtaCTACAGGTGAAACACAAGAGGAAGAAATATCAACTCATTCCATTTCAGAAATCAAAACtgttgaggaagaagagaatgaGAATAATAACGACAACAACAATCAGATTATTGTAAGAGGAGGAACATTTATTGGAGAAGCCTCTTTTGGAAGTAGCTGGAAAAATATGGACAGTCCAAGAACCATTATTTCAAAAGTTGGTTCCGTAACCGAAGAAGATGACAACATTAGTGACATATACCTCACTTGA
- the LOC130967832 gene encoding MLO-like protein 6 isoform X2 produces MAAGEQEEQRTLEETPTWAVSICCFFFILLSLSIEAGLHKLSAILKKNNRRSLGKALAKIKTEMIKYGFISFLLTISQQIPLSKICVREAVANSFLPCSDPPLMRSLTEEVASWDFGEEKGRSLNATANEVNYCESKGMVSLISNDGIQQLNIFIVFLAVFHISSCTLTMCLGMAKVCFLRQFYRSVSKDDYFTLRNGFIAANISVGGNFNFMKFLSRTYDQDFEKIVRIRSWIWIFSILFIFFSAHEFYNHYWLPFIPLVVAIIGGTKLQVVITNMCVDSVKEKAVIKGTILVKPNDDYFWFGRPEWLLYLIQFILLQTSFQLAFFAWTWYEFGPRSCFNREVESIAIHVIMGVTVQILCGYVTLPLYALVTQMGSGMRSAVFTERVTEGLKSWHKRAKQSVSNNNSTSSKYLASLHSRKSESSIKENLSNRGDSRESNENTMHPLPLPLASGSGEEEEESTTGETQEEEISTHSISEIKTVEEEENENNNDNNNQIIVRGGTFIGEASFGSSWKNMDSPRTIISKVGSVTEEDDNISDIYLT; encoded by the exons ATGGCGGCgggggaacaagaagagcaaagaACCCTTGAAGAAACACCAACATGGGCTGTCTCAATCTGCTGtttcttctttattttgttATCTTTGTCCATTGAAGCTGGTTTACACAAATTGAGTGCg attttgaagaaaaataatcGAAGGTCCCTAGGGAAGGCTTTGGCTAAGATCAAAACAG AGATGATAAAATATGGATTCATATCGTTTCTTCTGACAATATCGCAACAAATACCGTTATCCAAAATCTGTGTGAGAGAGGCTGTGGCAAATTCTTTCCTACCATGTAGCGATCCACCATTGATGAGGAGCTTAACAGAAGAGGTAGCTTCTTGGGACTTTGGAGAAGAAAAAGGACGTTCCTTAAATGCAACAGCAAACGAGGTCAACTATTGTGAATCAAAG GGCATGGTTAGTCTGATCTCGAATGATGGAATCCAACAATTAAATATCTTCATCGTATTTCTGGCGGTTTTTCATATATCGTCCTGCACTCTAACAATGTGCCTTGGAATGGCCAAG GTTTGTTTTTTGAGGCAATTCTATAGGTCAGTCTCAAAAGATGATTACTTCACTCTCCGAAATGGATTCATTGCA GCTAATATTTCTGTAGGGGGCAATTTCAACTTCATGAAGTTTCTTTCCCGTACTTATGATCAGGATTTTGAGAAGATTGTTCGAATCAG GTCTTGGATCTGGATTTTCTCCATACTTTTCATATTCTTCTCTGCTCATG AGTTCTATAATCATTACTGGCTTCCATTTATTCCCCTTGTG GTTGCTATAATTGGCGGGACAAAACTGCAAGTGGTTATAACGAACATGTGCGTGGATAGTGTGAAGGAAAAGGCAGTTATCAAAGGAACTATTCTTGTGAAACCCAACGATGACTATTTCTGGTTTGGTAGACCTGAATGGCTTCTCTATTTAATTCAGTTCATCCTTCTTCAG ACCTCCTTTCAACTAGCATTCTTTGCCTGGACTTGG TATGAATTCGGTCCAAGATCATGCTTTAATCGAGAAGTAGAAAGCATTGCCATACATGTTATCATGGGCGTAACTGTGCAGATCCTCTGTGGTTATGTCACTCTACCCCTTTATGCTCTTGTTACTCAG ATGGGTTCTGGCATGAGGAGTGCTGTATTCACAGAGCGCGTAACTGAAGGCCTTAAAAGTTGGCACAAAAGGGCCAAACAATCAGTTTCAAACAACAATTCAACTTCAAGCAAATACTTAGCTTCTTTACATTCCAGAAAAAGTGAATCTTCAATAAAAGAGAATCTAAGCAACCGAGGTGATTCAAGAGAATCTAATGAAAACACAATGCACCCTCTTCCACTACCTTTGGCTAGTGGAAGcggtgaagaagaggaagagagtaCTACAGGTGAAACACAAGAGGAAGAAATATCAACTCATTCCATTTCAGAAATCAAAACtgttgaggaagaagagaatgaGAATAATAACGACAACAACAATCAGATTATTGTAAGAGGAGGAACATTTATTGGAGAAGCCTCTTTTGGAAGTAGCTGGAAAAATATGGACAGTCCAAGAACCATTATTTCAAAAGTTGGTTCCGTAACCGAAGAAGATGACAACATTAGTGACATATACCTCACTTGA